CTGTGCCTTCTGAAGCAATTCACAGCAAAACCGCAGTGCAGAAAAACCATTTACCTTTGGAAAATAAGACGCCGCTGGTCCACTGAGCAGAAATTGCTTGAACAATCCCCCCTGATCTCAGCCCTGGAAAAATAAGTAAAGACGATTCTGAAAGTCAAGAAGATCCATAGCAGGTAAATAATAATGTGAGAAAAGGGCGAGGAGAATGCAAGCCAGGAAGTCCCCATGTGTCCATGTGCAGAGAGGGGCTTTAGACCTTACACACTCCAACAGGTCGGGATTTAACTCATCCTGTCTGTGAGTGGCACAGTATTACAGGCTTTTGGGCCTGGAGAGAGAAACATGATTGAGCCTCACTCACAGCGAGAGACATCAAGTCTTTAAATATTTCAATAGCTGTTTAGTGAAAACGGCCCTTGGCTTTGGATTCCATGTGTATCTCAGTCAGAATACACTGTCTCCCTGGGATCTAATAGTCTTACTGCAAGATGCCACCAAACATGAAAAGCaatggggggggggacaatgGGCAATGGGGGGGGCATGCAGAGATCAATGCATTTAATTTACAAATGTCCTGGATATATTCTGTATCTGGATATGGCTCAGTTATGGATAGCCAATATTCTCTACTAATATTCTCATTTTGATGTCTGAGAATTTGGTAATAAAAGGAATACGAAGAATAATTACCTCATGCAAAATCATCTTTCAAACCATAGGTGGTTTTTATTGTCTGTGCAAACAAAAGGTCAGAAATACCCATACATAACTTCCTACATTTGGTTATTGCTTTTAATAGTCTTTGAAGGCTCATCACAAACCCCTAATGTGCACACATCCGTTTCAAAACAGCTATTCAGGGAATCACTGTTCAACCAAAGTGCTAACTTATTCAGAGATAGCACACTGAATATTCATTAGGAAGAACACAAGTTAATTGGCTTTTGGTAGTTTCATAATTTTGATCAAAAAAGCAATAGTTTGTCTATGGATATTTGTCTTCAATAGGTATACTGCTACTTACCTCTCTGCTACTGTCCATGTAGTGTGACAATTTGTTTGTAAAATATTGATATTGATATTTCATAGGTCTACTATTCAACAATAGCTGTCTGGAATAAGTCTACTATAACTGTTACTTATCTGCCTTATTCAAGAGCCATGTTGTATTTAGATGTTTGTAAGAGACAGTAAGATGTTCTGAGAATTCAgattaattattcgcctacctcctcatgccttttgcacacaatgtatatagactctctttttttctactgtgttattgacttgttaattgtttactccatgtgtaactctgtgttgtctgttcacactgctatgctttatcttggccaggtcgcagttgtaaatgagaacttgttctcaactagcctacctggttaaataaaggtgaaataaaaataaaaatacaatttcagcATGGTGGAATGGAAACATTTCTTCACCAACCTTTCAAACCCAGCCCCAAGTATGATTCTGGAAAATATTGCCAATTTTTACACCATTTGGCAAATTGTTTTTCACAAAATGTATTTTGCACAAAATATATCTATTTCAATAAGATTATTTCCTGAGCTTGACAATTGAACACATATTTCTTCCCAGTAAAGTATGCCTAATGTGGAAGTGATGTAACTTCTCACAGGCCAATGTCCTTGCCGGAGCGGCATTCCGCatttaacaacaacaaaagacaGCCGCTGCATCTTTGACAGTCTAGCAAGCAACCAAAGCAATACAGCATATGAAACTAAAAAACAAGcatatccctttctctctcctccattaccTACAAGGACAACTTGTCTAGCATGTTATCTGATGTATATTACCTTTGATATTGTAGAAAATCAAATAAGTGGACATTTGAAAAACCATATTTCCATAGCATGGACAAGAGAGACCAGGGGTGGTTGGTTTTAGATCTGGAACTCATGTAGATACAAAGCTATTTAAAAGTATGCCTAGAAGCAAAACACTTGATTCAGCTAATCAACTATTAATCAAAGCCTTGGTTGGTTGAATCAAGTATTAATGCTGggatggaacaaaagcctgcagcACAGCGAATGGGTTCAGGGTCCCTATGAACTGGTTTGAAGATAGGTTGGAGCAGGTGTTGTTGGAGAGCCATTGATTTAACTTGGAGCTCCACCTACAGGAACTATTATAGTATTACAACTACTTGTTACGTTGCCATTCATCCCCATCTTTCTGTATAGTCCTACATTATGTATGAGAGCATTAAATCTGTGATGTATTGTTGAACTGTTTCCCAGATTATGGGTGTGTTTGAGAGCATTAAATCTGTGATGTATTGTTGAACTGTTTCCCAGATTATGGGTGTGTTTGAGAGCATTAAATCTGTGATGTATTGTTGAACTGTTTCCCAGATTATGGGTGTGTTTGAGAGCATTAAATCTGTGATGTATTGTTGAACTGTTTCCCAGATTATGGGTGTGTTTCCCAGATTATGGGTGTGTTTGAGAGCATTAAATCTGTGATGTATTGTTGAACTGTTTCCCAGATTATGGGTGTGTTTGAGAGCATTAAATCTGTGATGTATTGTTGAACTGTTTCCCAGATTATGGGTGTGTTTGAGAGCATTAAATCTGTGATGTATTGTTGAACATCTTCACAGATGCCAGACTGTTGCTTTAATGACACACTACACTGAATCATTTCAGAAGGTATCAGACAAATACATCATTGGTGTCAACATACTTTATTGCAGAGAGataaaaatatacatttccaCTTGTTTCAGCAATTAACAGTCACAATATTATCCTGTCTTACTCTTAGATGACATGCTAAGGAAACAAATTAAAGCATGTAACATACATTGGCAAACTTTAACATATGCACAAATACTCAGACGTCACTAGTTAAGATTTTATTTGCACATGAAAAACCCCACCTGCAAATATAATCAATGAAGGTTAAGCACGAAAACAGTGTAACTTTTACCACGTCAGCATTCAAACTAGGAAATGACATTGATCGACCAGTGAAGGGCACTCTGCGATTTTACACTACATGGGGTGTATTCATAAGTGCACACCATAGCtaaacgttttgcaacaaaaaCGAGTTTCTTCAGGTAGTCCCTTCCCGTTTCAGTGTCTAGTGAATACACTCCAGACAACAGCACTGTAGTGGGTGATTCCCTGATGAAGGTACGGACCACAGAAAGACAGTAGTAGAATATAGAACATTTCCAACTGTGTCATTGTCTACCATCACCCAGATTCCAGCCAGTCCACAGTCCTATTATACATCTCTACATGTAACAATCCTTTTTGAGTTACAGTTCTATTATGTCAAATGTCTcacacagtggaggctggtgggaggagctataggaggacaggctcactgtaatggctggaatggaatcaatttAACGGTATCAAAAATATGGAAACTACATTGACTCATtaccatttattccattccagccattacaatgagcctgtcctcctatagttcCTCCCACCAGCATCCACTGGTCTCGCACACATCCAAGTTCACAAACCAGCAGACTAGACCGACACTACTCCACTCCTTTTGGTTTCCAAGTCTTTGTATCCATTCCTGAACAGCAGAAGGCACAATCCCTCTAGCCTGGGTGTCGGTCTGTTTCTGCCCTTTGGCCAACTCCTTCTGGAATCGTCTTGGACAACGACAGAAATGGACTCAGccagagcacaaacagatctgggaccaggctacaatcCTTCCTGAAGTGCGCCATTCCATTCCACTCTCAGGCTTACCCAACCTCATAGGTAGTTCTCATTAGAGCACaccatagcaaaacattttgtaaCAGAAAACAAGTGCTTCTTATTGGACAAGCTCAGGTAGTACCTCCCAGTCGCACTCCGTTTCCTCCATTCTATGCCTACAGAACACGGTCCCCTGGTTTAGGTGTGGTAGATGGTGTCTACCTGATCCAGGGCATTGTTCAGCCGGGAACAACATTGCGGAACGTTCAGAAAGAAATACATTACCTAGAAAAAACATGCCGCAATGAGTCATCACGTCATCTCTATTCATGACGTTTCTAGCTGCAACAAGTttgcctactgaacacaacccagtcGTGTTTACTAGGGATCCATGTTTAATAGTACAAGCAacaccattttttattttaagtGCTGCAACGGAAACCAAAATGCAAAACTATTTCATGGACGAGTCCGGGtccatggttctacaggacccaGGTGTGGTGAGGAGTTGTCTAGGTGTAGTAGATGATCTCTGGGATCTGTCCGTCCTCCACTGACGTGCCGTTGTTGTTCCCAGGAGAGCTGAAAAAGAAAAAGGTGGTCTTGGTCCCCGTGGCGGACTCCTGGCTCACTTTCTTTAACCCTTTAGTGCCGTAGTGAGAGTCCGGTCCCTACAGGAGACAAGTGGATTGTTAGCATAGAGAAATTAAGCACAAAACGCAGTTTTCGCTACGTACTGAAATGATCCACCTTGAAAGCTTGACATAAAACATTCCTAAAAAATTGTAACAGTGAACTAATGGACACAATACAAAAATAACGGTTTatactgtagttttgttttgTGTGAACAATCCCTTTAAGATGAGCTGACGATTAAAATGTTGATACAAAGTCTCAACTGTGGTCACACAGGGTTGATGATCTAGTAGAATACAGACCAAAACTAGTTTGCATCAACATTTGATTCAAGTCTATAATAATCATGCTGCTGTTAGCAGCAGAGGCTAAAATAAAACACAATAGCCTATTTGTTTGTAAACATGCACTTGAGTACTGTCGTTATGGGGTGAGCGTACCTTTAAGGTTGCACTTGAGTACTGTCGTTATGGGGTGAGCGTACCTTTAAGGTTGCACTTGAGTACTGTCGTTATGGGGTGAGCGTACCTTTAAGGTTGCACTTGAGTACTGTCGTTATGGGGTGAGCGTACCTTTAAGGTTGCACTTGAGTACTGTCGTTATGGGGTGAGCGTACAATTATTGTCAATTACTGTTTGCACTATAGCTTAAAAAAATACTATCGTGTTGGGGCACCAAACAGGGGACCATTTTGAAGGTTGCAAGTTAAGGTTGCACAAGCGGTGTAGCTAACGTTGGGTAAAATCTCCACCGGCTCCTTGAACATGACCCTGAACGTGTTGGCTGTTCCGTCACAGCTGAAGCCCGTGTCGTTTGTTGCTAGCGTTAGGCTTTTGTCACTCTCAATaatctgaaaaaaaaaaatggatacaATTATTGTCAATTACTGTTTGCACTATagcttaaaaaaatacatatatcgTGTTCAGTTGGCACCAAACAGGGGacaaaaacattttgaaacagaAAGGTACAACCTGACCTTGTCTAATAACCCAGGTTTTtggttttccattgcaaaacgttttgttACTATGTGCCCTACTCGACACAACCCTGGTAACCAGATCTCTTAGTGCTTCATATGCAGTAAGGAACATTGGACAAGTTATCGTGTGACTGAAGCACTAACAGGACACATTTGGTCTGGCTACCAGGCTGATAACATCATTAGCTTATCATTATTAAAGGCTTACCTGTATATTAACCTGATAGTCCGTAGGTCCGTGGATCGAGCCATACAGTCCGAAACCCACCACTGATATTCTTCTATTTACATTAAATCTACAGGAGATGGAAATTACAAGATACCTTTAGAAACCTCAAACGAACGAACACTGCCTTTATTAATACACATGCAATAGAAACTCCACCAATGGGAGACGAACACTGCCTTTATTAATACACATGCAATAGAAACTCCACCAATGGGAGACGAACACTGCCTTTATTAATACACATGCAATAGAAACTCCACCAATGGGAGACGAACACTGCCTTTTTATTAATAGAAACACATGCACTGTAGAAACTCCACCAATGGGAGACGAACACTGCCTTTATTAATACACATGCAGAAACTCCACCAATAGAAACTCCACCAATGGGAGACGAACACTGCCTTTATTAATACACATGCAATAGAAACTCCACCAATGGGAGACGAACACTGCCTTTATTAATACACATGCAGTAGAAACTCCACCAATGGGAGACGAACACTGCCTTTATTTACACATTAGAAAACCAATGGGAGACACATGCAGTAGAAACTCCACCAATGGGAGACGAACACTGCCTTTATTAATACACATGCAATAGAAACTCCACCAATGGGAGACGAACACTGCCTTTATTAATACACATGCAATAGAAACTCCACCAATGGGAGACGAACACTGCCTTTATTAATACACATGCAGTAGAAACTCCACCAATGGGAGACGAACACTGCCTTTATTAATACACATGCAGTAGAAACTCCACCAATGGGAGACGAACACTGCCTTTATTAATACACATGCAATAGAAACTCCACCAATGGGAGACGAACACTGCCTTTATTAATACACATGCAATAGAAACTCCACCAATGGGAGACGAACACTGCCTTTATTAATACACATGCAATAGAAACTCCACCAATGGGAGAAGAACACTGCCTTTATTAATACACATGCAATCGTCTCTGCCAATGGGGGTGTGGTGAAGAGGTATGATGCTGGAGAAAGACCATCGCTCAAATTCAACTGGTTGACTCCTTTAACAGCACACATTTCAatagaagaacaaccatctcaaACTTTTCTGGGGGTGTTGATTTGCATTGAAATGTTCCACCACTGTAAAACAGTGATGTGGCTGGTTTTTTATGGCTCTGCCAGAAGCAAACCACCTCCAAAAATATGTTGAACCAActtattattttgacattttgtcatttattagacactcttatccagagtaatctgggttaagtgccttgctcaagagcacattgaCAGAACCTTGTCGGCTTTGGGTTTCAAAACAGCAACCTttcttactggcccaacgctctaaccactaggccacctgctggttactggcccaacgctctaaccactaggccacctgctggttactggcccaacactctaaccactaggccacctgctggttactggcccaacgctctaaccactaggccacctgctggttactggcccaacactctaaccactaggccacctgctggttactggcccaacgctctaaccactaggctacctgctggttactggcccaacgctctaaccactaggctacctgctggttactggtccaacactctaaccactaggccacctgctggttactggcccaacactctaaccactaggctacctgctggttactggcccaacgctctaaccaccactggttactggcctaacctgctggttactggcccaacactctaaccactaggccacctgctggttactggcccaacactctaaccactaggccacctgctggttactggcccaacactctaaccactaggccacctgctggttactggcccaacgctctaaccactaggctacctgctggttactggcccaacactctaaccactaggccacctgctggttactggcccaacactctaaccactaggccacctgctggttactggcccaacactctaaccactaggccacctgctggttactggcccaacactctaaccactaggccacctgctggttactggcccaacactctaaccactaggccacctgctggttactggcccaacactctaaccactaggccacctgctggttactggcccaacactctaaccactaggccacctgccgctcATAAGTGTTTCTCTCCCCCGAGGTCTGTAGAAAAAGGCTTATAGGTTATGGAAGGACAAACCAGTGTTGTACTGAGGCTGCATTTGACACACCATCATCTGAATTAGAATTAATAGTTTATCTTTTTCCGTCTGAATAATTTGCATGTCCAAAAAACAAATACGAGCAAAATAAAAGTAATTTCTGTGCAAGGGCTTTTAGTCATTGTATAGTGTGGGGCCGGTAGGACATTGTCACGGTGTAGACAAGCAGGTACACAGTCTCACCTGATCCTGTCACTGGTGCCACTGTATCCCCAGCGACTTTCAACCTGCTGGAACCTACTAATGCTGCCCTCCTTTCCTCGGAGGCAGCAGCGGGGCCTGTCAATGTAGTCTACCCGCGGCTTGGGGTTTACTGTAAAGTGTAAAAACAGATTTACCACCTCCCGATCGAACAATATTCCAGACTGGGCAGGCCCTGTTGCACAAGAAAGAATATCAAACTGGTTTCAGACTGGGCAGGCCCTGTTGCACAAGAATTAATATCAAACTGGTTTCTAGGGCTGGGTTCAAAGgacagcagaaacacaaacacatttaTAAAATGATTATACACCGTTATGTTCAAAATGAATTCTAAGTTACAAGTATGTTCAAGTATTTACATTTTACATAACTGAGCTTGATGAAAAGCAGTGCTTACTCGTATTAAAAAGTAATAACATTTAGGATatgtgaaatctgacaaagcagaGTCCTAACTTATTTAGCATTTTAAACTACAACTTTAgatagtgtgtgtctgtttgtctttctgtttatgtgcatctgtctctgtgtgtatgtctcagaCAGAGAGATGCCCACCCGCAGCAAACTCCTCCACAGTCATGAGTGGGAAGCGGATGAGGGTTAGGGCCTTGCCCAGAACCTTCTGTTTGTTCTCAGAGGTGAGGGGAAGCTGTTGCCTGTAACACTCGGCATCCGCCCAGCGCACCACCGCACCAAATAGACGGTTTTCGCGAATCCCCAGGGTGTCTCTCTCCAGCACTGCACACAGCGTATCTAAAAACACAGGCTCAGTGTTAGGTCTAGTCTACACAGTATGACAAAAAGGGAAGGGGTTAGGGTCAAAGGTTAAACTCAATTGCCTCCAGAATGCACCCAGAAACCAACATACACTTAAAGCAGTCAATTTCTTCCACTACCTCTATGATgggaatcctaataaaatactgaTGGATTCTATTAAAATGTAACATGTTACAAGTTAAACTGTAGTTAGTTTGTATCCTGTTTAGTGAAAGATTACTGTGAGTATTAATGGAGTTTAGGCCATGAAACTGTGTGTACGCTCATTTAGAAACCATGACCTAATGAGCAGGGTCAGGCCAAGAACAGAAGATGGATGGGGGTGTGATTCTGACATCTGGCTAAACAAAGAGGAGCATGGACATTCcacaggggaaaggagggataCTCATTGGGGTCACAAaatgtatagctggggaggtgacacctacaagggaagAATATAAAATGTGTTGTGAGCTTTCTAATTGTAAACACTCAGCTGACTGTATCCCTGGTATTAAACACATGACACTTCTATTGAGCTTTTGGTCTCAATTCCTTATTGCAAAGAGGTTGCAATATCATTTTCCTTTTTAACAACACCATAAGTCTATTGGCGGTTCCACTGTATATCATTGGGATATGTTCCTGTATATCATCCACTGTATATCATTGGGATATGTTCCTGTATATCATCCACTGTATATCATTGGGATATGTTCCTGTATATCATCCACTGTATATCATTGGGATATGTTCCTGTATATCATCCACTGTATATCATTGGGATATGTTCCTGTATATCATCCACTGTATATCATTGGGATATGTTCCTGTATATCATCCACTGTATATCATTGGGATATGTTCCTGTATATCATCCACTGTATATCATTGGGATATGTTCCTGTGTGAATAATAGGCCATACTGATGCATACCTAGGTCAATGTCAGTGAATCCTTCTGCGTTTATGGCATCACTGGTGCTTTTGTCTATTGTTTCCAAACAGAGGCTGGCAAGCTGAGGCTCATCGAATAGTCTGGCCTGCAGAAAGAATGAGCACGGTCCAAGATGACACATCAGCATGAGACACATGGGGAAGTTGTCTGTTCAAGTACCGCCACACCAATTTGCACTTGATTTGATAAAGGCATAACGTAATATACAACATTCTAGGATCAAACCTGCTCGCtcaacagaacaaaaacaagaaacgagAACACTTGAATATACCTTACATTTTTTAAGATGTTTTGTTTTGGAAGCACATTGGCCAACGCAAATACTTTGGACAGTGGACATGGACAGTGTGGGATGTGACCTGTGTTTAAGCTAGTTTATTCTGTAGTACTACCCAAGTCATCTAGGCCTGTGTATTATCTTCAGTCATGGATTAGTTTTTATTACCCTGTTCTGAATTGTTACCCAAGAGGAATTGGCAGAGATGCCATCTTGGCTATTCTTTCTAAGTGATGAACTACAGTAGTCTATTCTATTTCGTGAAGAGCTGGCATATTCTTTAGTACCCACATGAGGGTTTTATGTATTATAGTTAATGCTACCAGTTCTATATACTACCTGAGTGAGAAGCAGTATTATGTAGAATAGTTTATGCAATAGCAGTTATATTAGCAGCCCTATATACCTGAGTGAGTAGCAGTATTATGTAGAATAGTTTATGCAATAGCAGTTATATTAGCAGCCCTATATACCTGAGTGAGTAGCAGTATTATGTAGAATAGTTTATGCAATAGGAGTTATAGTAGCAGCCCTATATACCTGAGTGAGTAGCATGAATGCATTGTCTGCCCTGAGGTGTTTGGTAAGGAACTCCACACACTGAGTCTCTAGAGCAGGAACGGCATATTTCTTTGCCGTGTACAGAGTGGTCATCACCGTCTCTGGTCCTATGTGGACCTCGTCAGAGTACaggaacctacacacacacacacacacacacacacacacacacacacacacacacacacacacacacacacacacacacacacacacacacacacacacacacacacacacacacacacacacacacacacacacacacacagtaagtggTCAAAGAAGGTGGGATGTACAGGCTTCCAGAACACCAGAATGTCTGTCTTCTAAAACAAAAGCTTGACATTGCATATAGAAGAGAAAAACGTTTCATTTTTTAAAAGAGGTAATTAGGCATAGTAATTAGGAATAGCTCAGGCAGGAGCCTCGTTTGATATCAGTTTCATCAactcacatcaaatcaaattgtattggtaaCATACACgtaattagcagatgttattgcaggtgtcacaaaatgcttgagcttccagctccaacagtgcagtaatatctaacaaattacacaacatatacataAAACACACACCATTCTAAGTAGGAATCAATTaacactatatacatatggacgagcgatgacAGAGCagacggactaagatacagtagaatagtatagaatacagtatatacatatgagatgccagatatgtaaacattattaaagtgactagtgttccattccgtaaagtggccagtgatttccaGTCTATGCCtgtaggcagcagtctctaatgtGTTAATAATACATGAATATTATCATACAGACAATGCAATGTCAGCACTCATAACATAAGGGGAACAATTTAACTAACGTACTGGGATAACAACACCTCTCTACAAATATATTATATCGCAATGCAGTGCATGGTCGGTCAATAGATGTTACCTTAGCAAGGCAAGGAAGGCTGCAggttccacatcaggtaactctATCTCGGCCGAGGTGGTGGCCATTCCCCCGTTGAACATGGCGTCAAATACTGCACTACCAGCAGCTAGGACGAATTTATGCGCTGGTATCCTCTGCGCCTGTCTACCTTTACCGACAATAAACCTAACGTCACTGAGCAGTTCGTTATTGAAGAGAAACGCGAAGCGCTCTTTTACTGAGCTCTTCGTGGCCTGCCAGTTGTACATAGGCTCCCGGTGAAGGCCACCCGACGGGGGTGAGATTGGTGCTGCGACCACGGGGACTGGCATATTCGAGGCCACTCCAGCATTTCTTCCCGCTCCAGAATGGGCGAAATTTGATGCTCGTCCTTCAAGATTGGACGGTGGACCGATGCCACCACCCCCAGTCGCCATTTCGTACCGTTGTCCTTATTGGCTTTTACGATTGATAACCGTGGAAAATATCAATGACGCATTTTTGCGTTTTATTGCGAATTTTTCACAGACTAATGGGCCAGTGTTTGTTA
Above is a window of Oncorhynchus tshawytscha isolate Ot180627B unplaced genomic scaffold, Otsh_v2.0 Un_contig_8142_pilon_pilon, whole genome shotgun sequence DNA encoding:
- the LOC112240734 gene encoding BTB/POZ domain-containing protein 1-like isoform X2 produces the protein MATGGGGIGPPSNLEGRASNFAHSGAGRNAGVASNMPVPVVAAPISPPSGGLHREPMYNWQATKSSVKERFAFLFNNELLSDVRFIVGKGRQAQRIPAHKFVLAAGSAVFDAMFNGGMATTSAEIELPDVEPAAFLALLRFLYSDEVHIGPETVMTTLYTAKKYAVPALETQCVEFLTKHLRADNAFMLLTQARLFDEPQLASLCLETIDKSTSDAINAEGFTDIDLDTLCAVLERDTLGIRENRLFGAVVRWADAECYRQQLPLTSENKQKVLGKALTLIRFPLMTVEEFAAVNPKPRVDYIDRPRCCLRGKEGSISRFQQVESRWGYSGTSDRIRFNVNRRISVVGFGLYGSIHGPTDYQVNIQIIESDKSLTLATNDTGFSCDGTANTFRVMFKEPVEILPNVSYTACATLKGPDSHYGTKGLKKVSQESATGTKTTFFFFSSPGNNNGTSVEDGQIPEIIYYT
- the LOC112240734 gene encoding BTB/POZ domain-containing protein 1-like isoform X1; translation: MATGGGGIGPPSNLEGRASNFAHSGAGRNAGVASNMPVPVVAAPISPPSGGLHREPMYNWQATKSSVKERFAFLFNNELLSDVRFIVGKGRQAQRIPAHKFVLAAGSAVFDAMFNGGMATTSAEIELPDVEPAAFLALLRFLYSDEVHIGPETVMTTLYTAKKYAVPALETQCVEFLTKHLRADNAFMLLTQARLFDEPQLASLCLETIDKSTSDAINAEGFTDIDLDTLCAVLERDTLGIRENRLFGAVVRWADAECYRQQLPLTSENKQKVLGKALTLIRFPLMTVEEFAAGPAQSGILFDREVVNLFLHFTVNPKPRVDYIDRPRCCLRGKEGSISRFQQVESRWGYSGTSDRIRFNVNRRISVVGFGLYGSIHGPTDYQVNIQIIESDKSLTLATNDTGFSCDGTANTFRVMFKEPVEILPNVSYTACATLKGPDSHYGTKGLKKVSQESATGTKTTFFFFSSPGNNNGTSVEDGQIPEIIYYT